The DNA segment AGTGCCGATGGTGCCGGTGCCCATGACCATGCAGACCTTTGCGATCGTCGTCATCGGCGCGCTGGCCGGCTGGCGCATCGGTCTGGCGACGCTGCTGGCCTATCTGGCCCAGGGGGCGGCCGGGCTGCCGATGTTCGCCGGCGGGGCCGGCGGGCCGATGGTCTTCGCCGGACCGACGGCCGGCTATCTCCTGGCTTTCCCGCTGGCCGCCGCCCTGACCGGATGGCTGGCGGAGCGGGGCTGGAACCGGAGCCTGCCGCTGCTGTCCCTGTGCATGCTGGGCGGTCATGTCGTAATCCTGGCGAGCGGCGTCGCCTGGCTGGCAGTCCTGGTCGGACCTGCCCAGGCCGTGGGCGCGGGTCTTGTTCCATTCCTCGCCGGCACCGTCTTGAAGTCCGCCCTGGCGGCAGCTTCCATCATCGCCGTCCGGAGCCGGATGCGGCAGGGCTGAGCCCAGCGGGCGGAGGACGGGCATGGCTGTACGGCTCCGCCCCCATCACCTGCTTTGCGTACTGACCTATTCCGGCAAGGGCTATTCGCCGGCCTTCACTGAAAATTTCGACCGGATCGCCGCCCGTCTCGCGGGCGGCGAGGCTGTGTCGCTGGTACAAGGGCCGGACGACGTCTGTGCCGGCTTGGCCGACGCACCCGAGGCTCATTGCCGCAACGCCTCGATCACCGTGCGGGACGAGGCCGCCATCCAGGCGCTTCAACCTCTATTAGGGCCGCTGAAGCCGGGTGCTGCCCTTCTCCTCTCTCCAGCGCTGGTTACCGCCCTCCGCTCTGCCTTCCAGGCCGGAGCGATCCGCAGGGCCTGCCATGGCTGCGAATGGGCTGATTTCTGTACCGCCATAGCTGACAGCGGATTCGGGGATGCCCGCCTGCCATAACGGCACAAAACAACCATAGCGCTAATTTTACAGGAGAGTACTTCTAATTAACCGTTTGGTCACGATCCACATGGTAGCACTGCGGGTAAGAGTGAGCCGGAATTCAGCCGGTTCCGCAGGAGGGGCACAGTCATGTTGATCAGGAATCTGGACGATCTTCGCCGCGACATGAGGGCACGCACTCAGGACATGCGGAAGGAAGCAGCCAAGCTGGCCACGCTGAAGCCTGAGAATGCGCACACGCTCCGTCTCATAGCCGACCGGCTGGACGCCCACATGCGCGACTATCTGCGGGGTTGATCCACGACGCCGGCCGCGGCGGAGAGGTTGGTGGGTGCACAAGGACTCGAACCTTGGACCCGCTGATTAAGAGTCAGCTGCTCTACCAACTGAGCTATGCACCCAACCTCTTCAGGCGGTCATATAGGCGGGAGTGGTGGGTGCACAAGGACTCGAACCTTGGACCCGCTGATTAAGAGTCAGCTGCTCTACCAACTGAGCTATGCACCCTACTTCCCGTCCAGCAGAACCGCGCTGGCCCCAGAACGTTACCGCCCCTGGAGGCGCGCGGTATAGCAAAGCATTTCGGGCTTGTCGATAGGCTTTTGACATGCTCGCCGGAGCAGCCGCGAATAGCTGCTAGAAGTCGCCCATCCCCCGCCGGCTCATCCGCACGTCCCGATGCACATGCACGGACAGCAGCAGGCCGAAGCCGATCATCACTGTCAGCGTCGCGGTTCCGCCGTAGCTGATCAGCGGCAGCGGGATGCCCACGACGGGGATCAGGCCCATATTCATGGCGCAGTTGATGAACAGATACAGAAACAGGTTAACCGTCAGTCCCAGCGCCACCAGCCGGCCGAACTGGTTGCGGCAGCGCATGGCGATGATGAAGCCGTACAGCAGCAGCAGGCAGTAGAGGCCAAGGAAGCCCGCCGCCCCCACCAGCCCGAACTCCTCCGCCAGCATGGTGAAGATGAAGTCGGTCTGCTTCTCCGGCAGGAAGTTCAGGTGACTCTGCGTTCCCAGCAGGAAGCCTTTGCCGAACAGCCCGCCGGACCCCAGCGCGATCTTCGACTGCATGATGTGGTAGCCGGTGCCGAGCGGATCGTTCTCCGGATAGAGGAACGTCAGCACGCGGTTCTTCTGGTAATCGTGCAGAAACTGCCAGGCGATGGGAATTGCCGCCAGGGCGGAGCCGATGACCAGGCCGAACTTCCACCAGCGGACGCCCACGAGGAACAGGATCGCCCCCGATACCATGATGAGGATCAGGGAGGTGCCGAGGTTCGGCTGCATCAGCACGAGTCCGACCGGCGCCAGCGTCATCAGGATCGGCGGCGTGATGAACAGGATACGCCCCGTATCCTCAACCGACGCGCCGTGGAAATAGCGGGCCAGCGCCAGGATCAGGGTCACCTTCATCAACTCGGACGGCTGGAGCTGGATGAAGCCGAGGTCGATCCAGCGCTGCGCGCCCATGCCGATCTGCCCGACCAGTTCCACCGCGACCAGCAGCACGAAGGCTACCGCATAGAGCGGATAGGCCAGCTTCATCCAGATGCGGATATCCACCATGGCGATGACCAGCATCATCACCACGGATACGGAGAATCGGACGGCTTGGCGGGACGCCCACGGGTCCCAATTGCCGTTCGCCGCGGAATAGAGCATGGCGAAGCCGACGCTCGCCACCAGGATGATCAGCAGGACCAGGCTCCACGTCACCTGCCCCAGCTTCTCACCCAATGTCATGTTGTTGGCGTGATCGGCACCGAGATCCCAGCCGCTCATAGCGACGTTCCCCTGGCCGGTGTGCCGGAATCGGCGGCGCGCTCCGGCGGCCGTTCGGCCTGCTGTGCCGACAGGCGGGCTGCGTCCAGCATCTGGCATTCCAGCAGGATGTCGCGGGCAATAGGGGCGGCGAACTTGCCGCCGCCGCCATGCTCCACCACCACCGAGCAGGCGAAGCGCGGCGCGTGGACGGGCGCGTAGCCCACGAACAGGCCGTGGTCCCGCTCCTTCCAGGGCAGGTCCTCGTTCTTCTTCACGCCGGTGGCGCGCTCCGCCATGGTGATCCGGCGGACAAGACTTGAGCCCGTCTTGCCGCCCATCTCCATTCCGGCCTGCATGATGCGCGCCGAATAGGCCGTGCCGCCCGGCTCCGTCACGACGCGGTTCATGGCGTTGATCATGACCTTGAGATGTTCCGGCTTCACGCCGACCTCCGGCCAAGCGGTCGGCGCTTCGTAGAGTCCCTCCACCTCGCTGGTCAGGTGCGGTTTCACCGCATAGCCCCCATTGACCATGCGCGCTGTCATGACGGCGAGCTGGATCGGCGTGGCCAGCACATAGCCCTGGCCGATGGCCGCCACCAGCGTCTCACCCGGATGCCAGACATCCTTGAAGGTGGCCTTTTTCCAGGCGCTGTTCGGGATCATGCCCGGCCGCTCGCCGGGCAGATCCAGCTCCGTCCGGCCGCCCAGGCCGAACCGCCGCGCCATCTCGGACAGCCGGTCGATGCCGAGGCGCCGGGCCATCTCGAAATAATAGACGTTGCAGGAATGCTTGATGGCGTCCGACATGTTGACGCCGCCGTGCCCGCCCTTTTTCCAGCAATGGAAACGATGACCGCCCAGTTCCAGATGGCCCGGGCAGAAGACGCGGGTGTCCGGGGTGGCGATGCCTGCTTCCAGCGCGGCCAGCCCGACGATCATCTTGAAAGTGGAACCCGGCGGATATTGCCCCGCCACCGCCTTGTTGGTGAGCGGCCCGGTTTCATCGGAAGTCAGCCGGCTCCAGAGATCCTGGCTGATACCTGTGGCGAACTGGTTCGGATCGAAGCTGGGGCTGGAGTTCAGGGCCAGGATGCCGCCGGTCTGCACATCCATGACAACAGCGGCGGCGCTGCGCTCGGCGGAAAGACGCTGCTGCACATAATGCTGCAGCTTCGCATCCAGTGTCAGCGTCACCTGCCGGCCGGGCTGTCCAGGCTCCCTCGACAGCTCGCGCACGACGCGGCCGACGGCGTTGACCTCCAGCTGCTGGGTTCCGGACGTCCCACGAAGGGCGAGGTCATGGTGCCGCTCCACCCCGTTCTTGCCGATGCGGAAGCCCGGTAGGGACAGGAGCGGGTCCTCCGACCCCACCAGCTCCTTCTCAGACACTGCGCCGACATAGCCCAGTACATGGGCCGTCGCCTCGCCGAACGGGTAGCTCCGTACCTGCCCCACATCAATGGAGGAGCCGGGAAGGTCGGGGAGATTCACCTCGATGGCGGAGACCTGATCCCAGGTCAGATTCTCCTTGAGGGTCACGGGCGCGAACCGGCGTGAGCGCTGCAAGTCGCGCAGGATGCGCCGATGCTCCGTCTCGCTTACCGGAATGAGCTGGGCGACCTTGTCCAGAACCTCCTGCGGGTTGCCGGCCTGCTCCGAGACCAGGACCAATCGGAAATTCTGCTCATTGACTGCCAGCGGAACGCCGTGGCGATCCACGATCAGTCCGCGCGGCGGGGCGAGCAGCCGCAAGGAAATGCGGTTGTCGTCCGCCATCGTGGCGTATTTGTCGCTCTCCACGATCTGCAGATAGTAAAGGCGCGCAAGAAGGGCGGAGACGGCACCCGCCTTCAACCCGCCAAGCACAAGCATGCGGCGGGTAAGCAGGCGCTGGCGTTCTGCGTCGCGGTCGAAGGCGGATAGCATGTGGCTCAGCCCTCCTCGTTCAGGAAGGCCCGGTGGATGCGCATGAGAATCCATGCGGGTGCTGGAAATATGGCTATGGCGACCAGCGCCTGGAAGACCGCGGGCTTCACATCCAGCACGGTTGCCTCCATCAGTGAGTAGGCCGCCCACTGCACCAGCGAGGCCGCTCCGGCCACCATGGCGAAGCCCCACCAGAGCAGCAGGAAAGAGCTTCCCAGGAAAAAGCGGCGCTGGGTGATCAGCACCCAGTAGCACAAGGTGAGAACCAGCGGCGTCATCCCCAGCGGCGCACCGCTGAGAAGGTCCTGCAACAATCCGATCAGGAACGCGATGGAGGGGCGGAGCAGATCCGGCCGGTGGATCGCCCAGTAGAACACGGCAATCAAGGTCAGCGGCGGGGCGACGGTGGAGAAGCCGGGCAGGCGCATGGGCGCCATCGACACCAGCATCATCGCCACGGTGATCGCGAAGGGCAGCAGATTGCGCCCTGTCTGGTCGAGCCTGTGCCACATGCCCACGGCCATGGCCGGGGTCCTCACTGCATGCCGCCGGGCTGAACAGCTTCGGCGGCAAGTCCGCCGGGGATGCCGAAATCAACCAACTGTACGTGCTCGATGCGGGCAGGGTCCACCATGGGAACGACGCGCACCGTGCCGTCTTCGCCGGTGGCCACGACGCCGACCGGCAGGCCGGCCGGGAACAGCCCGCCATGGCCGGAGGTAAAGACCCGTTCGCCGGGCGTGACCTCCACGCCGCGGGGCATGTAAAGCAGCTTCGGCCGATCGGAGTTGTCGCCGCTGAGCATGGCGCGCTGACGGGTCGTTTCCAGGATCACGGGAATACGGGCATTCAGGTCGGTGATCAGCATCAGTCGGGACGACCATTCGCCGACCTGGACCACGCGGCCGACCAGCCCCTGCCCTGCCATCGCCGCCTGCCCTCGCTGCACCCCGTCGCGGCGGCCGGCCGTCACGACCAGCGTGCGGACCCAGGCTCCGCCCGGATCGGCGACCACACGGGCCGTGACGAAGCTGGCCGCCGGGTCCGGCTTGTAGGCCAGAAGGCCACGGAGTGACTTGTTCTCCGCCTCCAGCCGCAACGCCGCCTGTTGCCAATGCAGCAGGCGCGCATTCTCCTCCCGCAGCCGCTCATTCTCGACATGCAGGTCGGAGAGATTGCGCGCATATTCGATGGAGGTCGCGACGATGTTCGCGGGCCGCGAGATGACGTTCAGGATCGGCGTGAAAGCGTCCGTAACACGAGCGCGGGCCTGATCCACCCGCAGCGTGTCGATCTGGCTGACCAGCATCAGGGCTATGGCGGCCATGACCAACAACAGGAAATAAAACCGGTGAACCAGCGCCCAGACGGGCGCTGCGATCCGAACGACGGTTCCGCTGTTGCGTGTCTTCACGTGGCCGATTCCGCTGAATCCCGGTGATGACGACGGCCCGGAAAGCCGGCCCGACCGCGACATCCGAAGCGCCGCTGCAGGCCCGGTCTCCGGGGCTCCGCCATTCACCGAAAGAATAGCGGAAGACCCTTAATGAAATAACCCTACTGGACGCTTCATCACGACCGATCAGTACATGGTGATCAGTACGTTCTTCAGCGTCTTCATTTCCTCCAGTGCCCGCCCGGTACCCAGCGCCACGCACGACAACGGATCGTCGGCGATGGAAACCGGAAGGCCGGTCGCGTGACGGAGCACGAAATCGAGATTGGACAGAAGCGCGCCGCCACCGGTGAGCACGATGCCCTTGTCGACGATGTCCGCCGCCAGTTCCGGTGCCGTATGCTCCAGTGCCACCTTCACCGCCTCGATGATCTGGCTGACCGGCTCGGCCAGGCTTTCGGAAATCTGGCGCTCACTGATGATGAGTTCCTTCGGAACCCCATTCATCAGGTCGCGGCCCTTGATCTCCATCACCCGGCCCTCGCCATCCTCCGGCGGGCAGGCAGACCCGATCTCCTTCTTGATCCGTTCGGCTGAGCCCTCACCCACGAGCAGGTTATGGTGACGCCGGATATAAGCGATAATCGCCTCATCCATTTTGTCGCCGCCTACCCTTACCGAGCGAGAATACACGATGCCGCCCAAGGAAAGCACGGCCACTTCGGTGGTGCCGCCACCGATATCCACCACCATGCTACCTGTGGGCTCGGTGACCGGCAGGCCGGCGCCGATGGCGGCCGCCATGGGCTCCTCGATCAGGAAGACCCGGCGCGCACCAGCATGATCCGCGGATTCCTGGATGGCGCGCCGCTCGACGGCGGTGCTGCCGGAGGGGACGCAGATGATGACCTGCGGGCTCGCGAAGCTCCGCCGGTTGTGCACCTTCCGGATAAAGTGCTTGATCATCTCCTCGGCCACTTCGAAGTCGGCAATGACGCCGTCCCGCAGCGGCCGGATGGCCTGGATGTTGCCGGGCGTTCGGCCGAGCATCAGCTTGGCCTCATCGCCCACGGCCAGCACCTGGCGCTTTCCGCGGACATTGGCGATGGCCACCACCGAAGGTTCGTTCAGGACGATCCCGCGGCCACGGACATAAACGAGGGTGTTGGCCGTTCCCAGGTCGATCGCCATGTCGGCCGAGAACATACCGAGGAGATTGGGAAACATCGGGGATTTCTCTAGAGTCCGGTGTAGCGGGCCCGCTGCGCGCCCGACCCCGGAGTAAGCCGAACCGCGAAGCTGACATAGACCATTTGAACGGCCCTCCTCAAGAGGTGAAAGGCCGATGCCTGGAATTTGCCCTGATCAGGTTTAAAGAATGGCAAAGAGTGGATGGATGCGGAAGAGGTAATCCTGCCGGGATGGATAGTCGCCCCCTGTCCAGAAGATGCAGGGAGGTCTCAGCCAGCAGAGCCCTGGTATCGGGCATTCTTGGACCAGAAGGCCGTCGGACGTCGAACCGCCATACAGGCGGCCTGCCCAAACGAGACGCCCCGCCCGCCGGCTCCGCCATGCAGGAGCATGACGGGACGGCGAGCGGGGCTGCGGTGATTTACCTTGAGACCAGTGGTGGGCCCGATGCCCCGCTGAACCACGCCCCCTCAGGCGCTCATGGCGGCCGGAGCCGTCTTCTGTCGCTTCACCAGCAGCTTGTTGAGGGCATGGATATAGGCGCGGGCGGTCGCGACCAGCGTATCCGCGTCGGCGCCCTGGCCGTTGACGGTCTTGCCGTTCTCCTCCAGCCGCACCGTGACTTCGGCCTGCGCGTCGGTCCCGGCGGTGACGGCATGCACCTGATAGAGCTGGAGCCGCGCCTCGTGCGGGAAGGCGCTGCGGATGGCGTTCAGTACGGCGTCCACCGGGCCGTTGCCGAAGCTGACCACCGGCGGCAACGCCTTGCCGTCCACCTCGATCTCCAGCACCGCATGCTGCGGCCCGCGGGAGCCGGCGACGACCTGGAGCGCCAGGAACTTCACCCGATCATGCTGGCGGCCGACCTCGTCATCCACGAGGGCGACAATATCCTCGTCAAAGACATCCTTCTTGCGGTCGGCCAGATCCTTGAAGCGGCGGAACGCATCGTTGATGGCGTTGTCCCCCATATCCTCATAGCCGAGCTCCTTCAGCTTGGCCCGGAAGGCGGCGCGGCCGGAGTGCTTGCCCATGACGAGGGTTGAGCGGTTCAGGCCGACCGACTCCGGCGTCATGATCTCATAGGTCTGGGCGTTCTTCAGCATCCCGTCCTGGTGAATGCCGGACTCATGCGCGAATGCGTTCGCCCCGACGATGGCCTTGTTGGGCTGTACTGCGAAGCCGGTGACGGTGGAGACAAGGCGGGAGGCGCGGGTGATGTGCTCCGTCCTGATGCCGTTGGCATAAGGCATGACGTCGCTGCGGGTGCGCAGCGCCATCACGATCTCTTCCAGCGCGGCGTTGCCGGCGCGCTCACCAAGGCCGTTGATCGTGCATTCAATCTGCCGAGCGCCGTTGGCAACGCCGGAGAGGGAATTGGCGACTGCCAAGCCGAGATCGTTGTGGCAGTGAACCGAGAAAATAGCCTTGTCGCTGTTCGGCACCCGCTCGATCAGGGTGCGGAACAGGGCCCCGTACTCCTCCGGCACGGCGTATCCGACCGTATCGGGGATGTTGATGGTGGTGGCGCCGGCCTTGATGGCGGCTTCCACGCAACGGCAGAGGAAGTCGATCTCCGTCCGGCTGCCGTCCTCGGCGGACCACTCCACATCCTCCACAAGATTGCGGGCGTGGGTCACGCTGTCGGTAACCGCCTGAAGCACCGCTGACGGCTCCATCTGGAGCTTGTACTTCATGTGCAGCGGGCTCGTGGAGATGAAGGTATGGATGCGTTTGCGCTCGGCATACTGGAGAGCCTCCGCCGCACGGTCGATATCCATGCGGGCGGCGCGGGCGAGGCCGGCGACGGTGGAATTCTTCACCACGCGCCCGATCTCACGCACGGATTCGAAGTCACCGTTGGAAGCGATGGGGAACCCGGCTTCGATCACGTCGACGCCCATCTCCTCCAGCGTCGCGGCGATGCGCAGCTTTTCCTCCAGATTCATGGAGGCGCCGGGGGACTGCTCCCCATCGCGCAGGGTGGTGTCGAAGATGATGACGCGGTTGGCTTCGCGGCTGATGGTCATGGCGCTGTCCGGTATCTGATCCTGGATTTCGGCTTGGGTCGGCAGGCCTGGATACGGGCGCAATATGCTGCGCCGACGTTCCGGGCGGGTCCCCCCTGAACGCTTCTCCCGAATAGGGCGTGTGCGCTCAGGGGCCGATTAGTCGAAGGGTCAGGCCAAGGCCGGCGGCAAGCGCCAGAGCTAGGCTCGCAGACAGGCCCAGGGACAGAATGGCATCCTGCCGGGCGCTGGCCCGGGCGGCGATGGCTTTGCTCTGTGTCCTGCGGGCGGTCACTGGGGTCCAGTCCTGTCCGGCTGTTCGGAAAAATCACGCAAGCGATTGCCGATCCGCAAGGGCACACAAACCGGCAATCGCATTGCGCACCTTCAAGTTAGGACGCAAGGGCATTAGCGGCAAGGGGTTTGGCGCGCAATGAACATTCCGTATCCGCATGCCTCCCCCCGGCATAACGGTCAGCGGCATCAGGCCGGGACGGTCACGGGACTATCGTCCATATCGGCCCGCTCCGCATAGGGCACGTTGTAGCGGGCGACCAGATGCTCGATCCGGCGGCCGGTCTCATCATCGGGAGCAACCCGGCCCAGATCGTCCAGATGTCGCCGGAGACTGTGGGTCATGAACCCGTCCCGGCAGACCTGCGCTTCGATCCTGTCGAGGTAATGGGTGATCGCATCCATAGCCTGTCCTCCCATCCGCCTGCTGCACATCATCTAAACGCATTCACACGGATGGCCGGAACAGAAGAAGCGAAGACGAGCTGTGATAAAAATAGGGCGCTCATTGTAACCGCGCCGTCATGCTTGCCTGTGCCGCGCCGGCAACACCGGCTGGAGAAGCTGTCAGGCGACGGCCTGGAAAGCTGTGGCAGGGGCCGACGGATCAAGGGCGGCGATGCGCTCATAGGCCTGTGTGGCACGCCGGGCCGCTTCCTGCGCCCGCTGGTCGGGCTCGCCATCGGAAACTTCGCCCTGGTCGGTGGACTGCGCCTTCATCCGCTCGCGGGCAGCCTCCCGCCCGGCTTGCTGCGCCTCCCGCTCCGCTTCGCGCAGTTCGGATAGGCGCCCCTGGGCTTCCATGGCCTGCCGGGTGGCCTGGGCCGCGACCTTGCGGTCCTGGGGCGACGGTTCCGCCGGGGCCAAGGCGGCGCGGCGGACGACCTCCATGTTGGCGATCGTCTTCTCCGGGTCCTTTTCGGGGGAGGCGTCGATCTTCACCTCGCCGCCGATGGCATAGCGCCGCCCGTCGGGACCCTTCTGGTAATCGTAGGTCGGAGCGCCGGCATGCTGGCCGCCAACGGACTGGTGCGTCCGCTCATGCGCGCGCACCTCGGCATCGCGGCGGCGGAGTTCATCCACCTGCTTCCGCTCGTCTTCCGTCAGCCCGTCCGGCCCCTCCCCCGCCTTTCCGCCCTGGCGGAACTGCGACGGATAGGCGGCAAAGCCTGAAGCGCCTGATATGCCCGCCACCATGGCACGCTCCGCCCCGCATCACGCGTGAAGGTAGTTCAGGCTCAATAATCCGTAAAGCCGGTTCCGCCCAGGGCCGGAACGCAGACCGCCCGGCACCTTGCGGTGCCGGGCGGTCCAGCCTGGGCGTTGCCTCGATTATGTGGCGTGCCGGATCAGTTCCGGTTCTTGTCCACCAGCTTGTTCGCGCCGATCCAGGGCATCATGCCGCGGAGCTTCTCACCGACCTGCTCGATCTGGTGTTCGGCATGACGGCGGCGGATGGCCTTGAAGCTGGGCTGGCCGGCGCGGTTCTCCAGCATCCAGTCGCGGGTGAAGCGGCCGGACTGGATGTCGTCCAGCACGCG comes from the Indioceanicola profundi genome and includes:
- the mreD gene encoding rod shape-determining protein MreD, which encodes MAVGMWHRLDQTGRNLLPFAITVAMMLVSMAPMRLPGFSTVAPPLTLIAVFYWAIHRPDLLRPSIAFLIGLLQDLLSGAPLGMTPLVLTLCYWVLITQRRFFLGSSFLLLWWGFAMVAGAASLVQWAAYSLMEATVLDVKPAVFQALVAIAIFPAPAWILMRIHRAFLNEEG
- the mreC gene encoding rod shape-determining protein MreC, with amino-acid sequence MKTRNSGTVVRIAAPVWALVHRFYFLLLVMAAIALMLVSQIDTLRVDQARARVTDAFTPILNVISRPANIVATSIEYARNLSDLHVENERLREENARLLHWQQAALRLEAENKSLRGLLAYKPDPAASFVTARVVADPGGAWVRTLVVTAGRRDGVQRGQAAMAGQGLVGRVVQVGEWSSRLMLITDLNARIPVILETTRQRAMLSGDNSDRPKLLYMPRGVEVTPGERVFTSGHGGLFPAGLPVGVVATGEDGTVRVVPMVDPARIEHVQLVDFGIPGGLAAEAVQPGGMQ
- a CDS encoding DUF1284 domain-containing protein: MAVRLRPHHLLCVLTYSGKGYSPAFTENFDRIAARLAGGEAVSLVQGPDDVCAGLADAPEAHCRNASITVRDEAAIQALQPLLGPLKPGAALLLSPALVTALRSAFQAGAIRRACHGCEWADFCTAIADSGFGDARLP
- a CDS encoding 2-isopropylmalate synthase; amino-acid sequence: MTISREANRVIIFDTTLRDGEQSPGASMNLEEKLRIAATLEEMGVDVIEAGFPIASNGDFESVREIGRVVKNSTVAGLARAARMDIDRAAEALQYAERKRIHTFISTSPLHMKYKLQMEPSAVLQAVTDSVTHARNLVEDVEWSAEDGSRTEIDFLCRCVEAAIKAGATTINIPDTVGYAVPEEYGALFRTLIERVPNSDKAIFSVHCHNDLGLAVANSLSGVANGARQIECTINGLGERAGNAALEEIVMALRTRSDVMPYANGIRTEHITRASRLVSTVTGFAVQPNKAIVGANAFAHESGIHQDGMLKNAQTYEIMTPESVGLNRSTLVMGKHSGRAAFRAKLKELGYEDMGDNAINDAFRRFKDLADRKKDVFDEDIVALVDDEVGRQHDRVKFLALQVVAGSRGPQHAVLEIEVDGKALPPVVSFGNGPVDAVLNAIRSAFPHEARLQLYQVHAVTAGTDAQAEVTVRLEENGKTVNGQGADADTLVATARAYIHALNKLLVKRQKTAPAAMSA
- a CDS encoding rod shape-determining protein, producing the protein MFPNLLGMFSADMAIDLGTANTLVYVRGRGIVLNEPSVVAIANVRGKRQVLAVGDEAKLMLGRTPGNIQAIRPLRDGVIADFEVAEEMIKHFIRKVHNRRSFASPQVIICVPSGSTAVERRAIQESADHAGARRVFLIEEPMAAAIGAGLPVTEPTGSMVVDIGGGTTEVAVLSLGGIVYSRSVRVGGDKMDEAIIAYIRRHHNLLVGEGSAERIKKEIGSACPPEDGEGRVMEIKGRDLMNGVPKELIISERQISESLAEPVSQIIEAVKVALEHTAPELAADIVDKGIVLTGGGALLSNLDFVLRHATGLPVSIADDPLSCVALGTGRALEEMKTLKNVLITMY
- the rodA gene encoding rod shape-determining protein RodA; protein product: MSGWDLGADHANNMTLGEKLGQVTWSLVLLIILVASVGFAMLYSAANGNWDPWASRQAVRFSVSVVMMLVIAMVDIRIWMKLAYPLYAVAFVLLVAVELVGQIGMGAQRWIDLGFIQLQPSELMKVTLILALARYFHGASVEDTGRILFITPPILMTLAPVGLVLMQPNLGTSLILIMVSGAILFLVGVRWWKFGLVIGSALAAIPIAWQFLHDYQKNRVLTFLYPENDPLGTGYHIMQSKIALGSGGLFGKGFLLGTQSHLNFLPEKQTDFIFTMLAEEFGLVGAAGFLGLYCLLLLYGFIIAMRCRNQFGRLVALGLTVNLFLYLFINCAMNMGLIPVVGIPLPLISYGGTATLTVMIGFGLLLSVHVHRDVRMSRRGMGDF
- a CDS encoding putative metalloprotease CJM1_0395 family protein, whose protein sequence is MVAGISGASGFAAYPSQFRQGGKAGEGPDGLTEDERKQVDELRRRDAEVRAHERTHQSVGGQHAGAPTYDYQKGPDGRRYAIGGEVKIDASPEKDPEKTIANMEVVRRAALAPAEPSPQDRKVAAQATRQAMEAQGRLSELREAEREAQQAGREAARERMKAQSTDQGEVSDGEPDQRAQEAARRATQAYERIAALDPSAPATAFQAVA
- the mrdA gene encoding penicillin-binding protein 2, with the protein product MLSAFDRDAERQRLLTRRMLVLGGLKAGAVSALLARLYYLQIVESDKYATMADDNRISLRLLAPPRGLIVDRHGVPLAVNEQNFRLVLVSEQAGNPQEVLDKVAQLIPVSETEHRRILRDLQRSRRFAPVTLKENLTWDQVSAIEVNLPDLPGSSIDVGQVRSYPFGEATAHVLGYVGAVSEKELVGSEDPLLSLPGFRIGKNGVERHHDLALRGTSGTQQLEVNAVGRVVRELSREPGQPGRQVTLTLDAKLQHYVQQRLSAERSAAAVVMDVQTGGILALNSSPSFDPNQFATGISQDLWSRLTSDETGPLTNKAVAGQYPPGSTFKMIVGLAALEAGIATPDTRVFCPGHLELGGHRFHCWKKGGHGGVNMSDAIKHSCNVYYFEMARRLGIDRLSEMARRFGLGGRTELDLPGERPGMIPNSAWKKATFKDVWHPGETLVAAIGQGYVLATPIQLAVMTARMVNGGYAVKPHLTSEVEGLYEAPTAWPEVGVKPEHLKVMINAMNRVVTEPGGTAYSARIMQAGMEMGGKTGSSLVRRITMAERATGVKKNEDLPWKERDHGLFVGYAPVHAPRFACSVVVEHGGGGKFAAPIARDILLECQMLDAARLSAQQAERPPERAADSGTPARGTSL
- a CDS encoding biotin transporter BioY, which translates into the protein MKAAPNAARTALPFRPRSVLAKTGFVLLGSWLVAASSWIEVPMVPVPMTMQTFAIVVIGALAGWRIGLATLLAYLAQGAAGLPMFAGGAGGPMVFAGPTAGYLLAFPLAAALTGWLAERGWNRSLPLLSLCMLGGHVVILASGVAWLAVLVGPAQAVGAGLVPFLAGTVLKSALAAASIIAVRSRMRQG